Proteins from one Candidatus Omnitrophota bacterium genomic window:
- a CDS encoding glucoamylase family protein: TIDGTAVSSASSLLKAAYASTATVGTHAIVASVSDGTNTAVTQTWTLVVTQTVNSAPVISSYSPTLSEMTVDLTVGGSASFSVVATDADNDTLSYTWTFDGSALSASSSALTSSAYLAAAGIGDHIVKVSVSDGTNTAVTQTWTIHVIKTNQAPVIASYSPSSLSVNVDLATETLPDFSITVTDRENDTLAYSWTIDGTAVSSASSLLKAAYASTATVGTHAIVASVSDGTNTAVTQTWALVVTDSTVVTNNPPVIASYVPATTAVSATVSAGTVNFSVAATDADGDNLTYKWTVDGSATSNTTSNYVFTVLSAGTHVVTASVTDNKIASTEEPVTTWNITIAEDPVNNSPEITAHTPGGSSFSMTSGNSQVFSVTATDLDSADTLTYAWTVDGVTVGTNSNSYTYAPSTEGAYAIKVTVTDGKIATPVYQAWAVTVGARDVLNDVSAHAFKYFWNEADTTTGLVRDRLLATSSTPSDDMYYDRSSVAATGFGLAALAVAAENYSTAADSEWTVTPEAIADRVEATLDTLLLMQASQSASGDATWGKDGFLYHFVNMSTGTRFSVESEVSTIDTALAVAGALTAGEYFKTIRPAILTKANQLYANVNWKAFLDTTAGTNYNRLYKAWLPDGTGFGSCGHWDYTDESLLLYLLAIGSPATSHAIDPDCYYSPTKDMGNYNASGKPIVMSWFGSLFTYQFAQSFFDFRGMHDARGVNWWQNSIDATIANRQFCLDNSAGYNYGEYVWGLSSEYGSGATYLGDIGAKPLANASGVSHCGFVNPLAVAASIGMLPDEVTATLKSMTEDTDLWLEDSYGFVDSFKDGSTKLYSDYFVGIDLGAAVLMLSNYNDSSLVWNKFMGATTRYGDMRDLLTTLGFKSDTDTARYVDVDDITAKSQFMYGYVDSSNPTAQIKVNLSEVTSDKDYLLAIHTFMNNYAGDHSVVAALTINGTAYGSRTFTHVTDVDDSIAYIEVPGSLLNVGENTIAFTWVSGASWLACKNIEFTSPVTTNEWTVVRSEYASEYRVDDTYYATHADSSKYGTEAYKTFAQALNISTKPYTDILFYADDLTHNRTLLLSQMYADGTVYVDVLVNDQTVASNVAFGDSQQVTIPAGVMNNGWNRITLKIVSGGGEWIVWNTISCATGGLASTAVPKDLVAASYGTDKTNLRWSAVNGTNVRYNIYRGTSTGGSYTKINSSALTSPAYQDSGLTGSMTYYYVVTAFEETNPTAETAYSTEASKATGAYDLDYGDGTDPNAFGGTSGSQFTYLSMIKHNWLTGYVRKLVLPAGDTATIGLNGADVSQAGVLSLWINSVSGGEKIKIGLSSSSSSVSSVAVTAAAGWQNVKIKLSEFSGLSSNSLSTLYVISDSTSAATLYLDDIQFIKSTTSSATLEVSVKNVSDNSRSSGISFTTSSSNDYAPANQYLEVTCASDSAKNWKVWIYTNNTNGNSTAMNGYYNGLMRSDGKARLPLLWRVYPAVQPSGVVCATSSDVYSGSALTWNYLLDKNDTNWASSNTTGAEYSVVCYGKYNEWAWLSQVPPGSGNRGTVNDKMYIYLGSILAGASAGDYSAAIYLDITHE, from the coding sequence GGACGATCGATGGCACGGCAGTATCAAGCGCTTCGAGTTTATTGAAAGCCGCTTATGCGTCAACAGCAACAGTGGGAACGCATGCGATCGTAGCCTCAGTCTCGGATGGTACCAATACGGCTGTAACGCAGACCTGGACACTTGTCGTAACACAGACGGTGAATTCAGCGCCTGTCATATCGAGTTACTCGCCGACGCTTTCAGAGATGACAGTAGATTTGACCGTAGGCGGTTCCGCGAGTTTCTCTGTAGTTGCGACCGACGCGGATAATGACACATTGTCTTACACGTGGACATTCGACGGCAGTGCGCTTTCCGCTTCCAGCTCTGCCTTGACCTCGAGCGCGTATCTCGCCGCGGCGGGGATAGGGGACCATATTGTTAAGGTTTCCGTTTCGGACGGTACCAATACGGCTGTAACACAGACCTGGACTATACACGTGATCAAGACAAACCAGGCCCCGGTCATAGCTTCGTACAGCCCGTCTTCGTTATCGGTCAATGTAGATCTTGCGACCGAAACTTTGCCCGACTTCTCAATTACGGTTACCGATCGCGAGAATGATACTCTCGCGTATTCATGGACGATCGATGGCACGGCAGTGTCAAGCGCTTCGAGTTTATTGAAAGCCGCTTATGCGTCAACAGCAACGGTGGGAACGCATGCGATCGTAGCCTCAGTCTCGGACGGTACCAATACGGCTGTAACACAGACCTGGGCGCTTGTCGTAACGGATAGTACCGTAGTAACCAATAATCCGCCGGTGATAGCTTCATATGTGCCGGCGACTACCGCGGTAAGTGCGACAGTCTCTGCCGGTACGGTGAATTTCAGCGTAGCGGCTACCGACGCCGATGGTGATAACCTTACTTATAAATGGACGGTGGATGGATCGGCCACTTCCAACACAACCAGTAATTATGTATTTACCGTTTTGAGCGCTGGTACGCATGTTGTAACCGCATCGGTTACCGACAATAAAATAGCTTCGACGGAAGAGCCTGTTACGACCTGGAACATTACTATTGCCGAAGATCCGGTTAATAACAGTCCGGAAATAACCGCGCATACTCCAGGCGGATCCAGTTTTAGCATGACATCCGGGAATAGCCAGGTATTTTCAGTTACGGCAACGGATTTAGATAGCGCCGATACGCTGACATATGCCTGGACTGTAGACGGCGTAACTGTAGGCACTAATTCAAATTCCTACACTTATGCGCCGTCCACGGAAGGGGCATATGCCATTAAGGTTACAGTTACAGATGGTAAAATCGCCACACCGGTATATCAAGCATGGGCCGTTACGGTAGGCGCGCGTGATGTATTGAACGACGTTTCCGCGCATGCATTCAAATATTTCTGGAACGAAGCTGACACAACTACGGGTCTGGTGCGTGACAGGCTATTAGCAACATCGAGCACTCCATCCGATGATATGTATTACGATCGCTCCAGCGTAGCCGCTACGGGTTTCGGATTGGCCGCGCTTGCGGTTGCCGCCGAAAATTACAGCACTGCCGCGGATTCGGAGTGGACAGTTACGCCGGAAGCTATCGCGGACAGGGTAGAGGCAACGCTCGACACATTACTATTGATGCAGGCGAGCCAAAGCGCATCCGGTGATGCTACGTGGGGCAAGGACGGATTCTTATATCATTTTGTTAATATGTCGACCGGTACACGTTTTTCGGTCGAGAGCGAGGTTTCTACCATCGATACGGCTCTCGCGGTTGCCGGCGCGTTAACCGCCGGAGAATATTTTAAAACCATAAGGCCGGCTATATTGACAAAGGCCAATCAGCTATACGCTAATGTGAATTGGAAAGCCTTCCTCGATACTACGGCTGGAACTAACTATAACAGATTGTACAAGGCGTGGTTACCCGATGGTACGGGATTCGGCAGTTGCGGGCACTGGGATTACACTGATGAATCCCTATTGCTTTATCTACTGGCTATAGGTTCGCCTGCTACGTCGCATGCTATCGATCCTGACTGTTATTACTCTCCGACAAAAGACATGGGGAACTACAACGCATCCGGTAAGCCGATCGTCATGTCGTGGTTCGGTTCTCTGTTTACATATCAGTTCGCTCAGTCCTTCTTTGATTTTCGCGGGATGCATGATGCGCGAGGCGTTAACTGGTGGCAGAATTCTATAGATGCTACGATCGCGAACAGGCAATTTTGTTTAGATAACAGCGCTGGTTACAACTACGGCGAATATGTTTGGGGCTTGAGCTCTGAATACGGTTCAGGCGCGACCTATCTCGGCGATATCGGCGCCAAACCGCTTGCCAATGCGTCTGGGGTATCGCATTGCGGTTTTGTCAATCCTCTTGCGGTTGCCGCTTCTATAGGTATGCTACCGGACGAGGTTACCGCAACGCTCAAGTCTATGACTGAGGATACGGATCTGTGGCTCGAGGACAGTTATGGTTTTGTCGATTCATTCAAAGACGGAAGCACGAAATTGTATTCAGATTATTTTGTCGGAATAGACTTAGGCGCGGCGGTCTTGATGCTTTCCAATTATAACGATTCGTCCCTGGTATGGAATAAATTTATGGGGGCTACGACGCGTTATGGCGATATGCGCGATTTGCTTACTACTCTTGGATTTAAATCCGACACTGATACTGCGCGCTATGTCGATGTGGACGATATAACCGCGAAAAGCCAGTTTATGTATGGTTATGTCGATAGCTCTAATCCTACCGCCCAGATAAAAGTTAATCTATCGGAAGTTACGAGCGATAAGGATTACCTCTTGGCGATTCATACCTTTATGAATAATTACGCAGGTGATCATAGTGTGGTTGCCGCCCTGACCATAAACGGCACCGCTTATGGTAGCAGGACTTTTACGCATGTTACGGATGTCGATGATTCCATCGCGTACATAGAAGTGCCGGGCTCGCTGTTGAATGTCGGCGAGAATACCATTGCTTTTACCTGGGTGAGCGGAGCCAGTTGGCTGGCCTGCAAGAATATCGAATTTACATCGCCTGTTACAACAAATGAATGGACCGTCGTGCGAAGCGAATATGCAAGTGAATACAGGGTAGATGATACGTATTATGCAACTCATGCAGATAGTTCGAAATATGGCACGGAAGCATATAAGACTTTCGCGCAGGCGCTCAATATATCTACCAAGCCGTATACCGACATACTGTTCTATGCCGACGATCTTACACATAACAGGACGCTCTTGCTGTCGCAGATGTATGCGGATGGCACGGTATATGTCGATGTTTTAGTGAACGATCAGACCGTTGCTTCAAACGTTGCTTTCGGCGATAGTCAGCAGGTCACGATACCGGCCGGGGTAATGAATAACGGCTGGAACCGGATTACCTTAAAGATAGTCTCCGGCGGCGGTGAATGGATAGTGTGGAATACGATATCGTGCGCGACGGGTGGGCTGGCCAGCACTGCGGTGCCAAAGGATCTCGTGGCCGCGTCTTACGGTACGGATAAGACAAACCTGCGCTGGTCAGCGGTGAACGGCACAAATGTCAGATATAATATTTATCGCGGGACATCAACCGGCGGATCCTATACAAAAATAAATAGCTCGGCTCTTACATCTCCGGCGTATCAGGATAGCGGGCTTACGGGTAGCATGACTTACTACTATGTAGTTACGGCTTTTGAAGAGACTAATCCAACGGCCGAAACTGCCTATTCCACCGAGGCTTCTAAAGCCACCGGCGCTTATGATCTCGATTACGGTGACGGCACAGATCCAAATGCTTTTGGCGGTACTTCCGGAAGCCAGTTTACATATCTAAGTATGATTAAGCATAATTGGTTGACGGGCTATGTAAGGAAGCTGGTATTGCCTGCCGGCGATACGGCTACGATAGGTCTTAATGGCGCTGACGTAAGTCAGGCGGGCGTACTGTCGCTCTGGATAAACAGCGTATCCGGCGGAGAAAAGATAAAGATAGGCCTGTCGAGTTCATCGTCCAGCGTTTCCTCGGTAGCGGTTACCGCGGCCGCGGGTTGGCAGAATGTGAAGATAAAGCTTTCCGAGTTTAGCGGCCTTTCGAGTAACAGCCTTTCCACGTTGTATGTTATTTCCGACTCGACATCCGCGGCCACATTATATCTGGATGATATACAGTTCATAAAGAGCACTACAAGCTCGGCTACTCTCGAAGTCAGCGTTAAAAACGTCAGCGATAATTCTCGTTCGAGCGGAATAAGTTTTACCACATCATCCAGCAATGACTATGCGCCGGCAAACCAGTATCTTGAAGTAACATGCGCCTCAGATAGCGCTAAAAATTGGAAAGTATGGATATATACGAATAATACGAACGGCAATTCTACGGCAATGAACGGTTATTACAATGGCCTTATGCGTTCGGACGGCAAGGCGAGGCTCCCGCTTCTATGGCGCGTCTATCCGGCCGTGCAACCGAGCGGGGTTGTCTGCGCAACGAGTTCCGATGTGTACAGCGGTAGCGCCCTGACATGGAATTATTTACTGGATAAGAACGATACGAACTGGGCGAGTTCCAATACAACCGGCGCGGAATACTCGGTCGTGTGTTACGGTAAATACAATGAATGGGCCTGGTTATCGCAGGTTCCGCCGGGGTCCGGTAACAGAGGTACCGTCAACGACAAGATGTATATCTATTTAGGCAGTATTTTAGCCGGAGCGAGTGCCGGGGATTACTCGGCGGCTATATATCTCGATATAACGCATGAATAA
- a CDS encoding FG-GAP-like repeat-containing protein yields the protein MRKVKVWVLSAIAIIALVSIRDKEIVLNVPSGQALTAEAYHSAQAATSSTSLTTAASTTTLTTNQSTAISAPTGTSSSSGSTGGNAVTEDTSDSGTTSTSQSNGSTSSQSSATQPESSSTTTAASAGTSAASASTDSVVYYGLTSTSETNDEEEEDEAGATNATNNAPVVSSYVPSASSASVTAGSSVSFSINATDADGDTLSYTWLFDGASLTNTANAWAYSPLAADVGSHTVGVVVSDGSLTTGMTWTVTVSAESAATGAIHINSLLPDSATKGVNVVIQGGGFSETASENIVKFGSVQASSVGVVSSNQIRATVPDGISAGFKDLTVSVGSDTSNSAMFNYLADSSSAVFINQTSSLIPAGMTLNDSSIIRLADIDGDNDIDLLVVDTTSGKLYILTNNASGVFTNETSARIPSLVYSNATHITDVKFGDINNDGYPEIVIAYSASEGQSARLLINSGTGTFTDMTSADLPMLTGDVSALDIGDANGDGYADIVVASRDSSDALLINNGSGVFTRDTAFALPVVIDGSSDIRFCDVNNDGALDIITTNNEIVSVSELRNRIYVNNGSGIFTDATETLLPADSDYSEVLDVGDINNDGNIDLVVADYTQNLIFMNTGSGFEDKTSTLIGANYFHSNCIKLGDMNGDGYQDIVVIGDDGSSLLLNDKTGSFAANDGSIKLPNYSGIPAAVGGNSVQLADVNGDGTLDIIVGGASLYILTSSVTDKAPVLDAIGDKSVEAGKTLSFSVNASDPNGDAITYTAANLPNGATFNTTSKSFSWTPDTAAVGDYANIVFTATENTTDALADSENIKISVISGLPVIDYYIPDTTDISATIGNVVQFGISAHDPKGGAITYTWYFNGEVIPNITDSSASNIFIFPRLGDNTISIKVANSTGSVSVSWDLTVTDTDNEVPEITAYSPASSSISVNLSNESLPDFSVTATDAEGDPLTYCWRIDGQTVSSTATLTSAQYSTLATVGSHIVMAYVSDGVNTAVAKAWTLGVTQVVNSAPVISSYSPIEAEKTIDLTVGGFINFAISASDPEGVALVYTWEFDNNIVSTTSSLVASAYSASATVGDHLVKVSISDGYNTPVSRQWVIHIVKTNQAPVIASYSPSSSSVNVDLATETLPDFSITVTDRENDTLAYSWTIDGTAVSSASSLLKAAYASTATVGTHAIVASVSDGTNTAVTKAWTIHVIKTNQAPVIASYSPSSLSVNVDLATETLPDFSITVTDRENDTLAYSWT from the coding sequence ATGCGAAAAGTCAAAGTTTGGGTACTATCGGCAATAGCGATAATTGCGCTTGTCTCGATACGAGATAAGGAGATAGTCCTTAATGTGCCCAGCGGACAGGCGCTTACTGCGGAAGCGTATCATTCGGCCCAGGCGGCTACATCGTCGACTTCGCTTACGACGGCCGCTTCAACCACGACTTTAACCACAAACCAATCCACAGCGATTTCAGCACCCACCGGTACGAGCAGTTCATCCGGGTCGACAGGCGGAAACGCTGTTACTGAAGATACTTCAGATTCTGGGACAACATCTACATCACAATCTAATGGCTCTACGTCTTCTCAGTCATCCGCTACTCAGCCTGAGTCTTCTTCGACTACAACCGCCGCCAGCGCGGGTACTTCCGCGGCAAGCGCCTCTACCGATTCAGTGGTATATTACGGCTTGACTAGTACCTCGGAGACCAATGACGAAGAAGAAGAGGATGAAGCTGGCGCAACAAACGCGACAAACAACGCTCCGGTAGTATCTTCTTACGTTCCCAGCGCCTCGAGCGCTTCGGTAACTGCCGGTTCGTCGGTGTCATTCAGCATTAATGCAACTGACGCTGATGGCGATACGCTTAGCTACACATGGCTATTTGATGGGGCCAGTTTGACAAATACAGCCAATGCATGGGCTTATTCGCCCCTTGCCGCCGATGTCGGTTCTCACACGGTCGGAGTGGTTGTATCGGATGGAAGCTTGACAACGGGGATGACATGGACAGTAACCGTTAGCGCGGAGTCGGCGGCGACCGGAGCTATTCATATAAATAGCTTACTGCCGGACAGCGCGACAAAAGGCGTAAATGTTGTAATTCAGGGCGGCGGTTTCAGCGAAACGGCATCCGAGAACATAGTTAAGTTTGGGTCTGTCCAGGCAAGCTCGGTGGGCGTTGTATCGTCAAATCAGATCCGGGCTACTGTCCCGGACGGGATATCCGCCGGATTTAAAGATCTTACCGTTTCTGTGGGAAGCGATACGAGTAATTCTGCGATGTTTAATTATCTCGCCGACAGTTCCAGCGCGGTTTTTATAAACCAAACCTCTTCTTTAATCCCGGCAGGTATGACTTTAAACGATTCGTCGATCATCAGATTGGCCGATATTGACGGAGATAATGATATTGACCTCCTTGTCGTAGATACGACTTCCGGTAAATTATACATTTTAACGAATAATGCCAGCGGCGTGTTTACTAATGAAACTTCCGCGCGCATTCCTTCATTGGTATATTCAAATGCAACACACATTACCGATGTTAAATTTGGTGACATAAATAACGATGGCTATCCTGAAATCGTTATAGCCTATTCCGCATCCGAAGGACAATCTGCCAGGCTCCTGATAAACTCCGGAACAGGCACATTTACCGATATGACGAGCGCCGATCTTCCTATGCTGACAGGCGATGTCTCCGCCTTAGATATCGGCGACGCGAATGGTGATGGATACGCTGATATCGTAGTAGCGAGCAGGGATTCGTCCGATGCCCTATTGATAAATAACGGTTCCGGTGTATTTACCCGGGATACAGCTTTTGCTTTGCCGGTCGTGATAGACGGCAGTTCCGATATAAGATTCTGCGATGTAAATAATGACGGAGCGCTCGATATCATTACTACAAATAACGAGATCGTCTCTGTCAGCGAATTGCGAAATCGCATATACGTTAATAATGGTTCCGGGATTTTCACTGATGCTACCGAGACGCTTTTGCCGGCAGACAGCGATTATAGCGAGGTACTGGACGTCGGCGATATAAATAATGACGGAAATATAGATCTCGTTGTGGCTGATTATACGCAGAACCTGATTTTTATGAACACAGGCAGTGGGTTTGAAGATAAGACATCTACGCTTATAGGCGCCAATTATTTCCATTCGAATTGTATAAAACTGGGCGATATGAATGGGGATGGCTATCAGGATATAGTAGTTATCGGCGATGACGGCTCCTCGCTTTTATTGAACGATAAAACAGGTTCGTTTGCCGCTAACGACGGATCGATTAAATTGCCAAATTATTCCGGCATTCCTGCGGCTGTAGGGGGAAACAGCGTTCAGCTCGCCGATGTCAATGGAGACGGCACGCTTGATATAATAGTGGGCGGCGCTTCCTTATATATATTAACGAGCAGTGTAACGGATAAAGCGCCGGTTCTTGATGCGATAGGGGATAAATCGGTAGAAGCCGGGAAGACGCTCAGCTTTAGCGTAAACGCGTCCGATCCTAACGGCGATGCGATAACATATACCGCGGCAAATCTGCCCAACGGCGCAACTTTTAATACAACGTCAAAATCATTCAGCTGGACGCCCGACACTGCCGCTGTAGGGGACTATGCGAATATAGTATTCACCGCTACGGAAAACACGACTGACGCGTTGGCGGACAGCGAGAATATCAAAATAAGCGTTATCTCCGGCTTGCCGGTAATCGATTATTACATACCCGACACTACGGATATCTCAGCTACCATCGGAAATGTGGTGCAATTCGGTATTTCAGCGCACGATCCTAAGGGCGGAGCGATAACCTACACGTGGTATTTTAACGGCGAAGTGATTCCAAATATAACAGATTCTTCGGCATCCAATATATTTATATTCCCCAGGTTGGGCGATAATACGATTTCGATCAAGGTCGCTAATAGCACGGGAAGCGTCTCCGTTTCCTGGGATCTTACGGTAACCGATACTGATAATGAAGTTCCTGAGATAACCGCATATAGTCCGGCCTCGTCCAGTATAAGCGTAAACCTGTCGAACGAAAGTTTGCCGGATTTCTCGGTTACGGCCACTGACGCGGAGGGCGACCCTCTCACATATTGCTGGAGGATAGACGGCCAGACGGTATCGAGTACCGCCACGCTTACGTCCGCCCAATATTCGACGCTTGCGACGGTTGGCAGTCACATCGTGATGGCGTATGTTTCGGATGGAGTGAATACCGCTGTAGCCAAAGCCTGGACGCTCGGCGTGACGCAGGTGGTGAATTCAGCGCCTGTCATATCGAGTTATTCGCCGATAGAAGCTGAAAAGACCATAGATCTTACTGTTGGAGGTTTCATTAATTTCGCGATCTCCGCTTCGGATCCTGAAGGTGTTGCGCTTGTGTATACCTGGGAATTCGACAACAACATAGTATCTACAACTTCATCATTGGTTGCGAGCGCGTATTCGGCTTCCGCGACTGTAGGGGATCATCTGGTCAAAGTATCGATATCGGATGGTTATAATACGCCTGTAAGTCGCCAGTGGGTTATACATATAGTCAAGACGAACCAGGCCCCGGTCATAGCTTCGTACAGCCCGTCTTCGTCATCGGTCAATGTAGATCTTGCGACCGAAACTTTGCCCGACTTCTCAATTACGGTTACCGATCGCGAGAATGATACTCTCGCGTATTCATGGACGATCGATGGCACGGCAGTATCAAGCGCTTCGAGTTTATTGAAAGCCGCTTATGCGTCAACAGCAACAGTGGGAACGCATGCGATCGTAGCCTCAGTCTCGGATGGTACCAATACGGCTGTAACTAAAGCCTGGACGATACACGTGATCAAGACGAACCAGGCGCCGGTCATAGCTTCGTACAGCCCGTCTTCGTTATCGGTCAATGTAGATCTTGCGACCGAAACTTTGCCCGACTTCTCAATTACGGTTACCGATCGCGAGAATGATACTCTCGCGTATTCATGGACGA
- a CDS encoding cob(I)yrinic acid a,c-diamide adenosyltransferase: protein MKTGYVHVYTGNGKGKTTASLGLALRAAGSGLKVAIHQFAKNADCGAIKMLRKIGGIRISQCGNGPFIIGKPHGGDIACAERGFEAAKKDIYSKKYDIVILDEINIAMKLGLVDTNEVRRLIVDKPGGVELVLTGRHCPVAIKNVADLITDMREVRHPYRRGIGARKGIEV, encoded by the coding sequence ATGAAGACGGGTTATGTTCATGTGTATACCGGTAATGGTAAAGGGAAGACGACCGCTTCCCTCGGCCTTGCTTTACGGGCGGCCGGATCCGGCTTAAAAGTAGCGATACATCAGTTCGCGAAGAATGCCGATTGCGGCGCCATAAAAATGCTTCGGAAAATAGGGGGTATTCGGATAAGCCAGTGCGGTAATGGCCCCTTTATAATAGGAAAGCCGCATGGGGGCGATATCGCCTGCGCCGAACGAGGGTTTGAAGCCGCCAAAAAAGACATCTATTCAAAAAAGTACGACATCGTCATACTTGACGAAATAAATATCGCGATGAAGCTCGGATTGGTCGATACAAATGAAGTTAGGCGTCTGATCGTGGATAAGCCCGGTGGCGTTGAGCTTGTACTGACCGGAAGGCATTGCCCGGTTGCGATTAAAAACGTAGCCGACCTTATTACCGATATGAGAGAGGTTCGTCATCCTTACCGTCGAGGAATCGGCGCACGCAAAGGTATTGAAGTATGA
- a CDS encoding DedA family protein, producing MTESVLQSNVMAIVSKFGDLGVFVGMFLESSIMPIPSEVVIVGAGAIGVPVLSILIFGSVGATLGSMVGYALGRYAAMPVILKYGRFILIKPHHIAKAEAFAKKYGGYSVLLGRVLPIVPFKVFSIAAGITKIPFWTFIICTLIGVVPRIFLLSIFGSALVKYTKPSLLIVAGIITIAVAVKLAHEFYKNGRKNHERKKV from the coding sequence ATGACCGAAAGCGTATTGCAAAGTAATGTGATGGCGATAGTCTCCAAATTCGGCGACCTTGGAGTATTCGTGGGCATGTTCCTCGAATCGAGCATCATGCCGATACCTTCGGAAGTTGTAATAGTCGGCGCCGGCGCCATCGGGGTTCCGGTGTTGTCGATCTTAATATTTGGTTCGGTAGGCGCGACACTTGGAAGCATGGTGGGTTATGCGCTTGGCCGGTACGCGGCGATGCCGGTAATATTGAAATACGGAAGGTTTATACTTATAAAGCCGCACCACATCGCTAAGGCGGAAGCATTCGCAAAGAAATACGGCGGGTACAGCGTATTACTCGGACGGGTTCTTCCGATAGTGCCGTTCAAGGTGTTTTCCATCGCGGCGGGTATTACAAAAATACCGTTCTGGACATTTATTATATGCACCCTCATTGGAGTTGTCCCGAGAATTTTTCTGCTGTCGATATTTGGCTCAGCTTTAGTGAAATACACCAAGCCGTCGCTTCTGATAGTGGCCGGTATTATAACGATCGCTGTGGCTGTAAAGCTGGCGCATGAGTTTTATAAAAACGGCCGCAAGAATCACGAACGGAAAAAAGTTTGA
- a CDS encoding glycosyltransferase family 2 protein → MNSVCVLIPAYNEAKTVGAVIAEVLSQELRVYVVDDGSLDDTAVVAKNAGAVVIRNPQNMGKGASLREGFRRALSDKCDAVIIMDADGQHEARSIPDFVREMASSGADIVIGNRMSDPGPMPYVRRLTNRFMSWLISRMCGQKISDTQCGYKMIKRRVLEEVKTDSSNFEIESEFVIKASRLGFKITSVPIKAIYGDEKSKINPIIDTLRFIAFMIKMR, encoded by the coding sequence ATGAATAGCGTATGTGTTCTTATACCGGCATATAACGAAGCGAAGACGGTTGGCGCTGTTATAGCTGAGGTCTTGTCGCAGGAGTTACGGGTTTATGTGGTGGATGATGGCTCACTGGATGATACAGCGGTTGTGGCTAAAAACGCGGGTGCCGTCGTGATACGTAATCCGCAGAATATGGGGAAGGGCGCGTCTTTAAGGGAAGGGTTCCGCCGCGCGTTAAGCGATAAGTGTGACGCAGTCATTATCATGGATGCCGATGGACAGCATGAGGCGCGCAGTATACCTGATTTTGTCAGAGAAATGGCCTCTTCCGGTGCCGACATAGTGATAGGAAACAGGATGTCCGATCCCGGGCCGATGCCTTACGTCAGGCGGCTGACGAATAGATTTATGTCGTGGCTTATATCGCGGATGTGCGGCCAGAAAATATCCGACACCCAATGTGGCTATAAAATGATAAAGAGACGCGTGCTTGAGGAGGTCAAGACAGATTCTTCGAATTTTGAAATCGAATCGGAGTTTGTAATAAAAGCCAGCCGGCTGGGTTTTAAGATAACATCCGTTCCTATTAAGGCAATTTACGGAGATGAGAAGAGCAAGATAAACCCGATAATCGACACCCTGCGTTTTATAGCATTCATGATAAAAATGCGTTAA